The following DNA comes from Gemmatimonadota bacterium.
CCGGAGCACCTGCCGCCGGGCGTGCAGGTCTCTGCGTTTCCCGAAGGTGATGAGCCGTTCCACGAGGCGGCGCACTTCCTTGGCCTTCGCCGTGGTGGTCTGTACGCGTTCCGTGTCCAGCACCGATGTGGCCAGGTTGCTCAGCATCGCCTTGCGGTGGCTGGGAGAGCGGCTGAGACCGCGCCCCTGCTTTCGATGTCGCATTCCTTATACTCCTGTCCAGATTGCCGCAATGACCTGCGGGCAGGTCATTCGATTACGTGGTTTCCGCTTCGACCTCGACGTACTCTTCGATATCCATGCCGAATCCGAGTTCCATCTCCTGGAGGATCTGGCTCAGCTCGGTCAGCGACTTGCGGCCGAAGTTCCGGTATTTCAGCATCTCGGTCTCGCTCTTCTGCACCAGGTCCGCCAGCGTCTTGATGTCCGCCGCACGCAGGCAATTGCTGGAGCGGACGGACAGTTCCAGCTCCTCCACGTTCATCT
Coding sequences within:
- a CDS encoding 50S ribosomal protein L17, with protein sequence MRHRKQGRGLSRSPSHRKAMLSNLATSVLDTERVQTTTAKAKEVRRLVERLITFGKRRDLHARRQVLR